One segment of Macrotis lagotis isolate mMagLag1 chromosome 1, bilby.v1.9.chrom.fasta, whole genome shotgun sequence DNA contains the following:
- the CPLANE2 gene encoding ciliogenesis and planar polarity effector 2 isoform X1, with translation MARLPAPGSVIVPDWHESTEGKEHLSSVLRKNRRRVFGLLERPVLPPQVAADTASYKIFVSGKSGVGKTALVAKLAGLEVPVIHHETVGIQTTVVYWPAKLQVSDRVVIFRFEFWDCGEAALKKFDHLLPACKEKTDAFLFLFSFTDRSSFEDLPAQLSRVAGDVPNTVKMVIGSKFDQYMHTDVPERDLTAFRQAWELPLLRVKSVPGRRLADGRTLDGRAGLADVAHILNGLGEHLWHQDQVAAGLVPDPRENSPDRGQD, from the exons ATGGCCCGGCTTCCAGCCCCAGGCTCAGTGATTGTGCCCGATTGGCACGAGAGCACGGAGGGCAAGGAGCACCTGTCGTCCGTCCTTCGGAAGAACCGGCGAAGGGTGTTTG GGCTACTAGAGAGGCCAGTCCTGCCCCCCCAGGTGGCTGCGGACACTGCAAGCTACAAGATCTTTGTTTCCGGGAAGAGTGGGGTGGGGAAGACTGCCCTGGTGGCCAAGCTGGCGGGCCTGGAGGTTCCTGTGATTCACCATGAAACAGTAG GCATACAGACAACAGTCGTATATTGGCCAGCCAAACTTCAGGTCAGCGATCGAGTGGTCATCTTCCGCTTTGAGTTCTGGGACTGTGGAGAGGCAGCTCTCAAGAAATTTGATCACCTCCTGCCT GCCTGCAAAGAGAAAACAGatgccttccttttcctcttctccttcactGACCGCTCCTCTTTTGAAGACCTCCCGGCTCAGCTTTCCCGAGTTGCTGGAGATGTTCCCAACACTGTCAAGATGGTGATTGGCTCAAA GTTTGATCAGTACATGCACACTGATGTTCCTGAGCGTGACCTCACTGCCTTCCGCCAGGCCTGGGAGCTGCCCCTGTTGAGGGTGAAGAGTGTGCCTGGGCGCCGATTGGCTGATGGGCGCACCCTGGATGGGCGGGCTGGACTGGCAGATGTGGCACACATCCTCAATGGCCTGGGGGAACACTTGTGGCACCAGGACCAGGTGGCGGCCGGATTGGTCCCTGACCCCCGGGAGAACTCCCCAGATAGAGGGCAGGACTGA
- the CPLANE2 gene encoding ciliogenesis and planar polarity effector 2 isoform X2 translates to MARLPAPGSVIVPDWHESTEGKEHLSSVLRKNRRRVFGLLERPVLPPQVAADTASYKIFVSGKSGVGKTALVAKLAGLEVPVIHHETVGIQTTVVYWPAKLQVSDRVVIFRFEFWDCGEAALKKFDHLLPACKEKTDAFLFLFSFTDRSSFEDLPAQLSRVAGDVPNTVKMVIGSKHFFLLGLKGTETNNSRLQFLIECLGQGASDLSCENWFYI, encoded by the exons ATGGCCCGGCTTCCAGCCCCAGGCTCAGTGATTGTGCCCGATTGGCACGAGAGCACGGAGGGCAAGGAGCACCTGTCGTCCGTCCTTCGGAAGAACCGGCGAAGGGTGTTTG GGCTACTAGAGAGGCCAGTCCTGCCCCCCCAGGTGGCTGCGGACACTGCAAGCTACAAGATCTTTGTTTCCGGGAAGAGTGGGGTGGGGAAGACTGCCCTGGTGGCCAAGCTGGCGGGCCTGGAGGTTCCTGTGATTCACCATGAAACAGTAG GCATACAGACAACAGTCGTATATTGGCCAGCCAAACTTCAGGTCAGCGATCGAGTGGTCATCTTCCGCTTTGAGTTCTGGGACTGTGGAGAGGCAGCTCTCAAGAAATTTGATCACCTCCTGCCT GCCTGCAAAGAGAAAACAGatgccttccttttcctcttctccttcactGACCGCTCCTCTTTTGAAGACCTCCCGGCTCAGCTTTCCCGAGTTGCTGGAGATGTTCCCAACACTGTCAAGATGGTGATTGGCTCAAA GCACTTTTTCCTTTTAGGACTCAAAGGGACAGAGACCAACAATTCAAGACTACAATTTCTGATCGAGTGTTTAGGACAGGGGGCTTCAGACTTGAGCTGTGAGAATTGGTTTTATAtctga